A genomic segment from Corylus avellana chromosome ca5, CavTom2PMs-1.0 encodes:
- the LOC132181156 gene encoding glycerol-3-phosphate acyltransferase 1, whose product MAFPMVFLKLANWVLYQLLANSCYRAARKVRKSSQHLSLFPSLSKCGLDKRGSHTLVCDIQGTLLRSQSFFPYFMLVAFEGGSIVRAFLLLLSWPILWVVDYELKLRIMIFISFCGLRLKYMESVSRTVLPKFYLENLNFEAYKVLASTGSKVVFTSVPRVMVEGFLKEYLGVADVVGSELQTVGRFYTGLVGESGLLVKHRALKEYFGDANPDIGLGTLSLHDHLFISLCKEAYVVHKEDITSSTMMPREKYPKPLIFHDGRLAFFPTPLATLCMFMYLPLGIVLAIFRIIVGNYLPHKFGMMLGFWSGVHLEVKGHKIPPKSNHHQKGVLYVCTHRTLLDPVFLSMALGKHLTAVTYSLSKMSEFISPIKTVRLTRDRKQDAETMQRKLNEGDLVVCPEGTTCREPYLLRFSSLFAELADDIVPVAMNSHVSMFYGTTASGLKCLDPLFFLMNPNPTYYVQILPKLPRELTCAGGRSSFDVANYIQKHLADALGFQCTTLTRRDKYMMLAGNEGVVRKP is encoded by the exons TTTCCAATGGTGTTTCTGAAGCTTGCCAACTGGGTGTTGTACCAGCTTCTAGCCAACTCATGCTACAGAGCTGCAAGGAAAGTGAGAAAATCGTCACAGCACCTTTCTTTGTTTCCCAGCTTGTCAAAATGCGGGTTAGACAAGAGGGGTTCTCACACATTGGTCTGTGACATCCAGGGAACCCTCCTCAGGTCACAATCCTTCTTCCCCTATTTCATGTTGGTTGCCTTCGAAGGAGGCAGCATTGTGAGAGcttttctcctcctcctctcatGGCCGATTCTGTGGGTGGTGGATTATGAGCTTAAATTGAGAATCATGATATTCATATCCTTCTGCGGTCTGAGGTTGAAGTACATGGAGAGCGTTTCCAGGACTGTTTTGCCAAAGTTTTATCTTGAGAATCTCAACTTCGAGGCTTACAAGGTTTTGGCTTCGACAGGGTCAAAGGTTGTCTTCACAAGTGTTCCCAGAGTTATGGTGGAAGGGTTTTTGAAAGAGTATTTGGGTGTTGCTGATGTTGTTGGGTCTGAGTTGCAGACAGTTGGGAGATTCTACACAGGTTTGGTGGGTGAGTCTGGTTTGCTTGTAAAGCACCGAGCCCTTAAAGAGTATTTTGGAGATGCAAATCCTGATATTGGGCTTGGAACTTTAAGCCTCCATGACCATCTCTTCATCTCCCTTTGCAAG GAGGCTTATGTGGTGCACAAGGAAGACATCACAAGCTCAACAATGATGCCAAGGGAGAAGTACCCAAAGCCTCTCATCTTCCATGATGGAAGGCTAGCTTTTTTCCCCACCCCATTAGCAACTCTATGTATGTTCATGTACCTCCCACTTGGAATCGTCTTAGCAATTTTCAGAATCATTGTTGGAAACTATCTCCCTCACAAGTTTGGCATGATGTTGGGGTTTTGGAGTGGTGTACATCTTGAAGTCAAAGGACACAAAATCcctccaaaatcaaatcatcaCCAAAAAGGAGTTCTCTATGTTTGCACCCACAGAACCCTGCTGGACCCAGTTTTCCTCAGCATGGCTTTGGGAAAGCATTTGACTGCAGTCACATACAGCCTAAGCAAGATGTCTGAATTCATTTCCCCAATAAAAACAGTGAGATTGACAAGAGACAGAAAACAAGACGCAGAAACCATGCAAAGGAAGCTTAATGAAGGTGATTTGGTGGTGTGCCCTGAAGGAACAACATGTAGAGAGCCATATTTGTTAAGGTTTAGCTCTTTGTTTGCTGAGTTAGCTGATGACATTGTTCCTGTCGCCATGAACAGTCATGTGAGCATGTTTTATGGCACTACAGCAAGTGGACTCAAATGCCTTGATCCCTTGTTCTTTTTGATGAACCCTAATCCTACCTATTATGTCCAAATCCTTCCAAAGCTGCCCAGGGAGCTCACTTGTGCAGGGGGGAGATCAAGCTTTGACGTGGCAAATTATATCCAAAAACATTTGGCTGATGCTTTAGGGTTTCAGTGCACCACTCTTACAAGGAGGGACAAGTACATGATGCTTGCAGGGAATGAAGGAGTGGTCAGGAAACCCTAG